A stretch of the Sulfurospirillum sp. UCH001 genome encodes the following:
- a CDS encoding proton-conducting transporter membrane subunit, producing the protein MQTIYTLFLLASLLSLALYKKPLLAQKVGFGLASVISLYAAVFFFSNFDETLIWKLPGNFISLPQFRLDSVGMFFSFLVSFIAFAVSLFSFDYAKFYEKKANLAVFASLFNAFILSMLLVIASDNVFSFMLLWEIMTLISALLILINDGEGASKNVMIYLGIAQIGASCLMVALIIMASIAGTFEFSKFDHLEMGMGMSITLFSLLLIGLGSKAGMFPFHVWLPIAYCQCPSNASALMSGVMIKVALFAFIKFSLLLPQFAYFGYILLTMGALSCIFGIIYALVSNDYKASIAYSSCENVGIIFLGLGGAFYGLGTNSPIIALIGFIAAFFHILNHAVFKSLLFMLSGNVFTATNTRDMDALGGLHKKMPITSIIFFVTALSICALPPLNGFASEWIVYKTMVIGGIEEGASSRFFFSLAIIALSITGAMAIMAFSKVYGAIFLGVARDTKCVEEAKEVSFSRLLPLGLLASLCVGFGLFMNDVVSILSKIVLTIIPQTSVSTYGFISMPIIVMVMVLCSILPFIFLYLLKANNKEVRVTDPWACGFIYNKNMQIGSNSFTGDIRKALSFLLKHEQEIKLDGYFSKVVYTKKTHDLFWEKLYAPVIDMVMLIADKIGIFQNGRTNLYTGYILIYLCLVLIFGYYYL; encoded by the coding sequence AAATTACCTGGTAATTTCATCAGTTTACCTCAATTTAGACTTGACTCTGTGGGCATGTTCTTTAGTTTTTTAGTGAGTTTCATCGCTTTTGCGGTTTCACTCTTTAGCTTTGATTATGCGAAATTTTATGAGAAAAAAGCCAATTTAGCAGTCTTTGCTTCACTTTTCAATGCTTTCATTCTCTCCATGCTTTTAGTTATCGCTAGTGATAACGTCTTCTCATTTATGCTTCTATGGGAGATTATGACACTTATATCTGCACTTCTTATCTTAATCAATGATGGTGAAGGCGCATCTAAAAATGTCATGATTTATCTAGGTATTGCTCAAATTGGAGCATCGTGTCTTATGGTTGCGCTTATCATTATGGCAAGCATCGCGGGTACATTTGAGTTTAGCAAATTCGATCATCTTGAAATGGGTATGGGCATGAGCATCACGCTCTTTTCACTCTTACTTATCGGTCTTGGCTCAAAAGCAGGTATGTTTCCTTTTCATGTCTGGTTGCCAATCGCGTACTGTCAATGTCCTTCAAACGCTTCAGCACTCATGAGTGGTGTCATGATTAAAGTTGCTCTGTTTGCGTTTATCAAATTTTCACTGCTTTTACCACAGTTTGCTTACTTTGGATACATCTTGCTTACTATGGGTGCACTGAGCTGTATCTTTGGCATTATTTACGCGCTTGTCTCTAACGACTATAAAGCTTCTATTGCGTACAGTTCATGTGAAAATGTCGGTATCATCTTTTTAGGTCTTGGAGGAGCATTTTATGGTCTTGGCACCAATTCACCAATCATCGCTTTGATAGGTTTTATTGCAGCCTTTTTCCATATTTTAAACCATGCGGTTTTCAAATCTCTTCTGTTTATGTTAAGCGGCAATGTCTTCACCGCAACCAATACACGTGATATGGACGCACTCGGTGGTTTACACAAAAAAATGCCAATCACCTCTATCATCTTTTTTGTTACGGCACTTTCTATCTGTGCATTGCCACCACTGAATGGTTTTGCAAGTGAATGGATTGTTTATAAAACTATGGTTATCGGCGGCATTGAAGAAGGTGCGTCATCACGCTTTTTCTTCTCGCTCGCGATCATTGCGCTCTCCATTACTGGAGCGATGGCAATCATGGCTTTTTCAAAAGTGTACGGTGCTATCTTCTTAGGTGTCGCTCGCGATACAAAATGTGTTGAAGAAGCAAAAGAAGTCTCCTTTAGCAGACTCTTACCACTAGGACTCTTAGCAAGCCTTTGTGTGGGCTTTGGTCTTTTTATGAACGATGTTGTGAGTATTCTCTCAAAAATCGTTTTAACCATCATCCCACAAACGAGCGTCAGTACTTATGGCTTTATCTCTATGCCTATCATCGTTATGGTCATGGTGCTCTGCTCCATTCTGCCTTTCATCTTCCTTTATCTGCTCAAAGCAAACAATAAAGAAGTAAGAGTTACAGATCCTTGGGCGTGTGGTTTTATTTATAACAAAAATATGCAAATCGGTTCAAACTCTTTTACAGGTGACATCAGAAAAGCACTGAGCTTCCTTCTTAAACATGAACAAGAGATCAAGCTTGATGGTTATTTTTCAAAAGTAGTCTATACGAAAAAAACACATGACCTCTTTTGGGAAAAACTTTATGCTCCTGTGATTGATATGGTGATGCTCATCGCTGACAAGATAGGCATTTTTCAAAATGGTAGAACCAATCTTTATACGGGCTATATCTTAATCTATCTTTGTTTAGTACTCATTTTTGGGTACTACTATCTATAA
- a CDS encoding respiratory chain complex I subunit 1 family protein produces the protein MDFVYLLLQLVSAIVVAPLFDGISRKLRAKFQSRIGPSIFQTYYDIYKLLKRGRTKSSSTSYIYQVSPYLLFICAAAMFCALPITYGAQSAPLSQFSDIFVLLYLGALFRFIFIVAGIDTANPFAGVSASREGTIGFYTEEVAVICLIVVMMGTGSTSLSYISSLVQEGSYGYAVPSFSIASTAFLWVMYVETGRKPYDLAEAEQELQEGVLGEFCGKDFAIIDIAILLKQMTVLGFFLVIFMPWAGLVDNPILSLIIFLAEIGFLYVMGVFIDNFGPRFTINKGMKRTMLFALAISCTSLALYIMGI, from the coding sequence ATGGATTTTGTTTACTTATTATTACAGCTTGTTTCAGCAATAGTCGTTGCTCCTCTCTTTGATGGTATTTCAAGGAAATTAAGAGCCAAGTTCCAATCTCGTATTGGACCAAGTATTTTTCAAACCTATTATGACATTTACAAATTGCTCAAAAGAGGTAGAACCAAATCAAGCAGTACAAGCTACATCTATCAAGTATCTCCATACTTGCTCTTTATATGTGCTGCAGCGATGTTTTGTGCGTTGCCAATCACTTATGGTGCGCAGTCAGCGCCTTTATCGCAGTTTTCAGACATCTTTGTGTTACTCTATTTAGGGGCACTCTTTCGCTTTATCTTTATCGTTGCGGGTATCGATACGGCAAACCCTTTTGCTGGAGTAAGTGCGAGCAGAGAAGGAACAATAGGCTTTTATACCGAAGAGGTTGCAGTGATTTGTCTCATTGTTGTTATGATGGGTACAGGTAGTACGAGTTTATCGTATATCTCTTCTTTAGTACAAGAAGGCAGTTATGGTTATGCCGTTCCATCATTCTCCATTGCTTCTACAGCCTTCTTATGGGTCATGTATGTAGAAACCGGCAGAAAACCTTATGACTTGGCAGAAGCAGAACAAGAGTTACAAGAGGGCGTTTTGGGAGAGTTTTGTGGTAAAGACTTTGCCATCATTGATATAGCAATCTTACTAAAACAGATGACCGTATTAGGATTTTTCCTTGTTATTTTTATGCCATGGGCAGGTCTTGTTGATAATCCGATTTTATCGCTTATCATTTTCTTGGCAGAGATAGGTTTCCTTTATGTCATGGGTGTTTTTATCGATAACTTTGGACCAAGATTTACGATCAATAAAGGTATGAAACGAACGATGCTCTTTGCGCTTGCGATTTCATGTACCTCATTAGCACTCTATATTATGGGAATTTAA
- the hyfE gene encoding hydrogenase 4 membrane subunit, with product MANINIIDIIAVLMMGTSFAVFGLRQYRHSVLAYALQTLLLVAIFLALYTKYGTHELLVWSVTAFIIKVVCVPLYLMRLIKKLNLVVEDEPVGGFFISPVVALSFSLAVAMMFYKVFIHFSIFKDVLPLFAASFIFMMGIFGFILRTSFIKQILSYCLFENGIHLSLALMAYTSHELVEVGILTDAVFAVIIMSILAKRFYASYGSLDTSKAVNLRG from the coding sequence ATGGCAAATATAAACATAATCGATATTATCGCTGTTTTGATGATGGGAACGAGTTTTGCGGTATTTGGTTTGCGTCAGTACCGTCATAGTGTTCTAGCGTATGCCCTGCAAACGCTCCTATTGGTCGCTATCTTTTTAGCCTTATATACAAAATACGGCACGCACGAGCTTCTTGTCTGGTCAGTGACTGCTTTTATCATTAAAGTTGTTTGTGTACCACTTTACTTGATGAGATTGATTAAAAAGCTGAATCTTGTCGTAGAAGATGAGCCTGTTGGAGGATTTTTTATCTCTCCTGTTGTTGCACTTAGCTTTTCACTTGCGGTTGCGATGATGTTCTATAAAGTCTTTATTCACTTCTCAATTTTTAAAGATGTACTGCCGCTTTTCGCAGCCTCTTTCATCTTTATGATGGGTATTTTTGGCTTTATTTTAAGAACGTCGTTTATCAAACAGATTCTCTCATACTGTCTGTTTGAAAATGGCATTCATCTAAGCCTTGCGCTCATGGCCTATACTTCACATGAACTTGTTGAAGTGGGCATCTTAACAGATGCAGTTTTTGCGGTCATCATTATGAGTATTTTGGCGAAACGATTTTATGCCTCTTATGGAAGTCTTGATACATCTAAAGCGGTTAATTTAAGGGGATAA